The nucleotide sequence GATAACGTATTTGCTGTTAAAGTTCATTATGAATAACACTAATAAATCATATTGCATTGTAAGTCTGACTCTGAAAATACAATTGTGACTGCAGTGGAACGCAAAAGATATCATGGTTTATTCACTGCACACTTTTTAGTGGCACACGGTCCATTGACTGTTTTGTCTTATTTAGGAATAAACATCTATAAAAAAAAGGTATGATTAATCAACTGActttataataaagaaaaacaacactGACGTCAACAAAAATCCAATACGAATCTAGGTGTTACACCAACCATAAAATTCGTTTTCAGTTAAGTTATTCCATGCATGTTCTCACCAACCAAGCAAGGGATTCGCCTCCTCGTATTTCACAAAACGTCCTCTCGCACATTCATACCGTTCAGCTCTGTTTATAAAAGAATTCTTGAAGATTGGTATAAAGCTGGGTGAATATTTATGTTAATCGTGGGAATTAAAAATcttatttcttatctttttctttaagaatttaGATCTGCCACAACATGCCATTTGAAGACCTCATACAGGAAGTCAATGATAACATCGAGCAAGAGAAAAAGAAGCGAGCCAGACTGAGAGACCTGGACCTCATTGTGCTAGACAACTCACTTCGTGAGAGCACTGTGGGTCAGCTTCGTGGGCACACACTGGAAAATAAGCGTAAGATTTACGATGAAGTCAGAAAGTGTAGATTCCAGTTCAAGATTGTGGCAGCCTATTCCCATATGCCACGCGTGGATGACTTTTGGGTCGATGAGATCGTCCGTGAATGTGAAGAAGGCAAAGAAGACCTGGGTAACCTATTTGCATTCAGTGAGTTTATCGACTCGGTCTCTCAGGGTATTCCTGACACCAAAACTATTCCAGTGGGTCTGAAAAAGATGCAAGAGCAGGGATTGATCAATCCTATCATAGAGATAGATTTGGCCATAAAAAGCATCAACTGGGAAAAGTTCACCAAGGATGATATTTTCGCGCTGCTGACCAAAAGATTCGAATGGAGCCGAAAAAATCTGTCCCAAGATGCCAAGATCATGGTGAATCTACGAGACTTTCCGGATGCCATGGTCTATGAAATGGAGCGGCTGTTCAGTCTCGTGGACTACATCGCGTCCATGCCTGAAGCTGAGCGTCCTTTTGGAATCATGTTTGAGGAGCCAACGGGCAAGTTTTTACCAGAGGAGGTTGGCGCCTGGACTGCTGGTAAGCTTGCTCGCTAAATAGTTGACACTCCTGTATGTGATATATTTCTTCTGGTCCCGACACTGATGACAAGAGACGATCATGTTAAAAAAACAGGTGGAGTCATATCAGAGACAAACATTAATCAATACGAGATCACAGGGCTCGAAACAAACAATGCATCAAACAAAATTGTAACGTTAACACAATGCAGTTAATACACTTCTCTACagaattttctcattttatcAGTCTTTTGGTTGTCCGTGTTgttgctgttattgttgttttgactgttgttgttgtttctgtctTAATGTCCTTGGCGATGATATTGCTTAATTATCCAAGGAGCATATCAGGTTTAAAGTAAGAACATGCTTTAAAGATTTTCCAGCTGTAAAAGTTAAGGCTTGCTTACCAATATCTCCTTACGCAACATCACTAGGATGGCGATGTGATTTAACCTTTTCATACTAACTTGGGTATTTGTCATATTATCGAGGTATACGTAAGATCATGGATTACCATGGGTGGACCTCTGGACATCTCTTGGCTCATGTTCACAAGAAGTGGGCTCTTGGAGAAATGGTGCAGCTTGAATGCCTTATAAACGGAGCTAACGGTATCTGGGCAAGCGTTTGTGAAGAAGGAGCTGCTCTTGGTCACGCATGTTCTACAGTCACGCTGATGAACCTCGTTCGAATGGGGAACGAAAAGGTCCTAAAACGCTACAACTGCCCTGCCCTGAGGGATGCTGCATCTAATGTGACTAAGATCACCACTGGCCTTCCACCCCATCCCAAGCAAGTCATCTATGGCAACAGGGCGCTGGATTTAGCATTTGACTTTGGAAGCATAGCAGGTGGAACCGTTGGGGAAACTGACTTTGACCTGGCTGAGTTCTTTGGAGAAGAATCCCCGGAGAGGATCAGTACACTTGCCTCCGAGCGTATGATCGTGGAAAGGCTTGAAGATCTGTTTGGTAAGGATGGGCAGTTTACAGAGGCAATGGCTACTGcaatgaagaaacaaatgatTGAAGACCTGACGGGCAACACTAAAGAAGAATATATGAGTGCAGCCGGCATCGCCATGTTGTTTGATCGATCAGGAGGAAAACTCACCACAAAGATGTCAGAAGTTATCGCAAAAGCCGAAGTGAAGAGTGTACACGCCCAACATCTAATTGCAGCGGTTCGCAGTATATGGAACACGTGGGACATCAGGGAAGGACAACCGGATGACGATCAGCTGATTTTCTACTCCTTCTACAACGGATTCATGGCGCCTTACTTTGGATGCTTCAAGTGCGAAGACACACAGAAAGCCTTGCAAGCTATCAACATGGATAATGATGGATACATCGACTGGAATGAATTCCTGGTGTATCTCAAGTGGGCGATGCGTGAATATCCCAACATCAAAGATGTCGATGAGCTGTTAAGCGTCGCCTTCAATAAGGGAATCATACCCGCCATGCGAGATGAAGTACTTGGCAAAAAAGGGAAGGCAAGTCAGGGAAAGAAGTTCAAGtccaaatgaaaaatgattCAGGCATTCCGTTTTCACTGCCTGATCCCAAACCTACTGCCATGCTTGAACTTGCAATTCACGCTATTGggtttattttgataaattattagTCAACATTAGAAATATGGTCAATTGATCGGTATAAGTTTAGCTGTAGGTGCGATATTTCCTTCACAAACTTGTTGTTAGGGCTTAAGGTTCTGGTTTATTTTAAGGTCATAATCACGCGTCTGTACCAGTCACCGGTGTATGGCTcgatttaaagaaatatatgtGATTGTGAGTGGTACTTCTGTATCTGGTAAATCATGATAAAAACACTTCAAAGACGGATTGGATGTTTGTTTATCCCGGTAGAAGAGACGACGACTGTTTTCATGCAATACTTTTATAGAGAATAAAGTAACGAAGATTCACGTAATTATCAGAAATTCAGGTAGCCTTCTATTCTCTCCCTGACCACTTTCAGTCAAggtttttaaagtttaaaaacagCCCATTGAGGCCTGTTAGAGAAAGGGCGGCAAAGGTGTGACATGCTAAAAAAACAGGACTAAGAAAAGGTTTCTGTGAGGGCCTTACAGTGGAGTCATGTCAACAGGCTGTAACTGAATCAACAgccattttctaaaatttttcaGCTTCACAATTCTATTTTCACACACGAGTGGCAAATCTGTCTTCCCATTTGCAATTTTATGGTTTTCATTTGGATGAGAAGGAAAGCTTACAATAGAAAATGAGCCAAGACCAAGCGCGAgtcagcaaacaaatgaaaagccGGTGAAAGTGCATAGATTGAAAGTAATACCCAATTTCATTTTGGTATTACGATTAAAGCAAGAAAGTCTTGAAATAAACGAAATGCATTCAAACAATGCATCTTTATTGTTCTTAGGGAACAAAAAGCTGACTGAAATCAGTTGAATTATCTAATTAGTACGttttttacagtaaatggtttgaacccgggggtaacatgtaatagtgtagtttgatcgtccgggtggGTGTAatcctgaaaaggactgttgtcggtagtggtgactgacgtttcgaaaacctgagcggaagtcatcatcagagtcaagtgaaaggttgttgtcttcacttgactctgataatgacttccgctcaggttgtcgaaacgtcagtcaccactacctacaacagtccttctcaggactacactcacccggacgatcaaactacactattacatgttatccccgggttcaaaccatttactgtactACGTTCACTTGGACGACAGAGCGAAAGACTTGCGAACGACTACATCACGTACGTAAGCACTGCCAGACGAATATGACAACAACTCTGGTTTAATCACCGCTGTAAAGATCACGGCCTTGTTCCGGTCGGGCTTAAACTTAAGTCCCTCGTCACACAGGAGGCTATCCAGATCGTCAAAGCCACCTGCAGACGACTGGTCAAAGCGCAGATAAATGATTGCCACAGAAGACTCAAACGCTACAATAACAAAAGACAACAACTACACGACAAACTGAACCAACTGGTACCTACTGAATTGCTTGACACTATTACGACTATTGCCGACAAACGAGTCAACAAAGCGACTGAACGTGCCCATACTGGGCATCAACAGAAACTGACACGACTTCTACGCAACAAAGAACAGAGACGAAGTAAACCGGACGACAACTGGGTAAGAAACATCTCTTCCCGTCCCTTAGACAAGAATGAAACTCGCGTACTGTCAAGCGGACTGAAACACTCAGTTACTCCAAAACGGTTACCGACCGAAGCTATTGTATCTAGTGTTGAGGCGGCTCTGTCTCGACAACGAGAGCTACCTGAGTCTACTAAGGATAACATCAGAAGTAGAATTGCTTCCACTATACAATCAGCGTCACTACATGACAGCAACTTGACTAAAGACGAACAACATGCTCTTAAACGACTGAGAAACGACAAGGACATAGTTATTATGCCAGCTGACAAAGGACGAGTTACTGTTGTCATGGACAAGACTGACTATCACAACAAAATGGACGCACTAGTTAACGTCAAACAGACTTACAGAGAACTCAAACGTGACCCGACTCCTGCGCTTCAACGCAAACTTAACAGCACATTACTGACACTCAAGAAGACGAACGCCACTGACACCCAACGCTACTACGACGCtactatcattttattttttgaatttccAGTAGGTGGAGCAGTGCATGGTTAAACTAAAGGTAGATCAAGTGAAGTGTCTGTACAGATATTTTTTCATGGTTTCAGTTTTTTATAAAGTTATTGATTTATCATCCAAACTTACTCCTTTCTTTCTCTAAATTTCTGAACAGAAACACACCCTGAGTAAAATTTCAGGTGATTTTATCATTCAGCTTAACCTTTAAGGGAATGTTGTTGACTTTCAGCTAATCATTGCGATCCTCTTGTCAGTTACACACACTCAAACAGACTCTCTTTGCTATCTTTTTTTATACTTATCtgcaaagtttattttttctggGCGGTCACTGTGCTGAATCGACCGAATTGAGAATGTattttgttcactttgatttcttttctagaGAAGTAAAACTCCCAAAACAAAACGTACCAGCTTTTGGGTTGTTCACTCCCAGCTGACGCTGGTCGTTACATTTATTACAAGAATGAGataaaagtaaaacaataattttGCTAGGGAAAAAAGGGTAAGCAAAAGAACGCCTGCAAGACTGGGACTAAGATAAAAACCTTTGACACTGCACACCTACATATCCTCATAACACATAACATGACACCTTTCCACTAGCACCCGAACCTAAAGAGCCTTGGAAACCGAAGCTAATTTCGTTGTTGGTcggaaaaaaatgtatttttttaaaccttataATTACACCTAAAGAAgaatgacaaaaggaaaaaaaccccTACTTGATTTGATTACAATATAGCGTAAGAGACATTagcatataaattttttattcaatttttggaGTCGCTTAAAACGCTAAACAATATCTGACACCCTCAAGAgttttgaaagaattttttagtgaaaattCTGCGAAAATTGTTCGGCTTCCGAACATTTAACGAGAGGGTGGTTTTTTATGCTAATAAATTCCGATTTggctttcttccttttttttggcttttccACTCTCCGAAAACCTTGGTGCGATAAGGTGTATACCCAATTCAAATCTTCCATTCATCTTTCCGAAGTAACAGTTTATGCCTCACACCATTTCTCAGATGAAAAGTATGCCTCGCTAAGTAACTAAGGAGTTtacgagaaaaaacaaaacaaaagcaaaaacaagacAACCAGAGATGAAGAATAATGTGCACAGAAGGATCAGTCTACAAATCTGGATCCCATCTGTTGTAAAAGGAGCCGTTTGAATCAATAATTTACAGACGAGTGAAATACAAGACAAGTGATGGGGCAAGCGTAAAATTTCAATACACTGACTTACTTGTTTTTAGCAGCGAAACATGCTAAGAAATTTTACCAACGAagtacttttaaaagaaaactggagTACCTAAGACTGTGCCAcaagtttttaaaatcaaattggtAGTTGGATTTTCTACGTCATAGCTCTTGGATCATCCAATAGGATGCCCAGGATTAGttaattatttcaagaaatgttAAACAGATGCCACACCTTAAAATCGGTGTATCAAATCCAATTCAACATATTGCTATACTTAATGTGATAACATTGCAAAATGTTCTTGTGGGACTTTCTAACATAATTCAAAGACCTTGAAAACCTTATCATATCGTTTGCTTGTTTTCCAATAACGATGCCTTGATATTTTACAGACGATTAACAGGACAATAGTGTATACGCGACAATAGTTGTCATTTTAATCAAAGATATACCTTTTTATACAGAACACTGGCTCATTAAATGgttgaatatttcattaaataaaaattggaaaattggaaaattccAATGGCAACGTGCTCAGTTATGGCAGTAACGTGACAATGGCTTCCGTACAgaacaacaatttttgaaaaccaaaaccacaacatcatttcttttacttgtttcaCAATAACGCGGTCGTGATATTTTACATGCGATTTTGAGAACAAAAGCTTATTTGCGATAATAGATCTATTTTAATCTAACATATACCCTTTCACTGACTCAAAAAACGGTTGAAAGGATCATTAGATGAAAATTGGAACTTTCCCATGGTAACGTGCTCAATTGGTGCACCAACATGACAATGGCTTCTGTACAGCACAATAGATTTAGAGGGTTAACTTTGATCATATTCAGCATCTGCCttaagaaataaattgtttcctTCATAATGAGATAACTTCCTCAGAGCTAACCTGTACTGATAATCTGTCCTATCCATCAGACGAGTTCGTAACGatctttttgcttttgcttgTAAACCCTTTTGTTGTTCTGTTTTCACAAGCAAGTAATTTGTAAATGCCAGGAACAACATCCTTAAAGAAGCGATCCTGAAAGTTGTTTTTCGTTCTATTTAGAAACGTGCATCGAATGAATTCTTTTGGAATTACAGGTATCAAGGAACACTGGCTCAATAAAGGATTGAATATGTCattaaataaaagttataaaatttgaaaattttcaaggcgTCTTGCTAAATTATGGCAGTTACATCACAATAGCTTCTGTAATGCACAATTAATACTGAAAACCATATCATTCATTTTGGTAAAAAACATATCACTTTGTTTGACTGTTTTTCAAAAACGATGCCGGGATATTTTTTGTGCAATTATGAGAACAAAAGCTTCTATGCGCCAATGGGTGTTGTATAATCTTAAATATACCTTTTGATATTTAAATGAGCTAGGAAACACTGCTTCAATAGACCATTGAaaacatcattaaaaaaattataaaatttgaacATTCCCATGGCAACATGCTCAGTTGAGGCAAAAAAGACAATAGCTTGCATACAACACAATCAAAGATGAAAACCCTGTAATTACCTTTGCTTATGTTTGAACAACGATGCCTTTATATTTTACAGGTGATAATGAGCTATATATTACAGGTGATAATGCGATATTATCACAAATGataattgaaaaattgtaattcttgaCGTTAGGCAGCTGTTCAAAAAGCCTTCTTTTATGATGGAATGAAGAACTTGAAGATCTCGAGCAACAAAGGAAGTACAATGGTATCAAGTGTGAAACTGTCATTAAAAATGACGCAGCTTGAAAGAgcttattttaaatataaagaggtttttttaaatttttaccaaaaaacaCATTTTGAAGCAATTATATTAACTCAATAACACATATCTAATCAGGTCTTGTTCCTAGTCTTAGAAACGTATTCCCCAAATTTCATTCGAATCAAAGGTACTTCCAAAgtagatattaaaaaaaatgtccaGATATTCTCCAATGGTTTATTTTTCCACAATGCCACTGCCATATCCAATCTTAAATATGTTAAGACTTTTTTTATTCATCCCAGATAATATGTAAAGAAAGATTAAATTAGGATAACACTCAGCCAATCATAGGGAGCCTCGTTGTTGTTGGACATACATAAAGTGACCATTTTTGTTATCCCTTTTCATTCATCGTCCAGAACTTTCCTTTATAAGCGGACACTGTTTGTGTAAAGACTGCTAACAAAGAAATCGACTGGTTACATTTGTCATCTCTTGGTAAGTTATAATGCCCTCTCTTCATCTTTTTCCTTCTACATAGAAAAAGACGCTTTATAAAACATCGCATGCATGTACTCTTACTTTGCAAGCTTCCTATTGTAACTAAACTTTGATCTTTAGATCCTCATATCTAGGTCACTTTGCTGTTGTAAATTTCTTATGTCTACTGACTCATTCGAATTCACAGCAGTTTCATTGGTAAATCCTCATCTCTTTCAGTGTTAATACCTTATTCATCTCTGCATCCAAAAATTTAACGTTTGgagtttcaaagaaaactttttgcTGCTCGTTCAGCTTTCCTGTGATATCGTTTTTCAGGTTAACTTTACGAAAACATGTCACTCAAAGAAATCATGAAAGATGTTAATGATAACCTTgcgaaagagaaaaagaaacgagCCAGACTGAAAGACCTGGACCTCATTGTGCTAGACAACTCACTTCGTGAGAGCACTGTGGGTCAGCTTCGTGGGCACACATTGGAAAACAAGCGTAGGATTTACGATGAAGTCAGAAAGTGTGGATTCCAATTCAAGATTGTGGCAGCCTATTCCCATATGACACGCGTGGATGACTACTGGGTCGCTGCGATCGTCCGTGATTGTGAGGAAGGCAAAGAAGACCTGGGTAACCTGTTTGCATTCAGTGAGTTTATCGAGTCGATCTCTCAAGGTATTCCTGACACAAAAACTATTCCTGTGGGTCTGAGAAAGATGCAACAGCAGGGATTGATCAATCCTATCATAGAGATAGATTTGGCCATAAGAAGTATCAACTGGGAAAAATTCACCACGAAGGACATGTGCCTACTGCTGACTGAAAGATTCAAATGGAGCCGAAAATATCTGTCCCCAGATGCCAAGATCCTGGTAAATCTAAGAGACTTTCCAGACGCCATGGTCTATGAAATGGAACGACTCTTACAGGTTGTGAACTTCATGGCATCTTTACCTGTTACGGAACGTCCTTTTGGAATTATCTTTGAGGAGCCAACAGGCAAGTATTTGCCTGAGGAGGT is from Pocillopora verrucosa isolate sample1 chromosome 7, ASM3666991v2, whole genome shotgun sequence and encodes:
- the LOC136276721 gene encoding uncharacterized protein, translated to MPFEDLIQEVNDNIEQEKKKRARLRDLDLIVLDNSLRESTVGQLRGHTLENKRKIYDEVRKCRFQFKIVAAYSHMPRVDDFWVDEIVRECEEGKEDLGNLFAFSEFIDSVSQGIPDTKTIPVGLKKMQEQGLINPIIEIDLAIKSINWEKFTKDDIFALLTKRFEWSRKNLSQDAKIMVNLRDFPDAMVYEMERLFSLVDYIASMPEAERPFGIMFEEPTGKFLPEEVGAWTAGIRKIMDYHGWTSGHLLAHVHKKWALGEMVQLECLINGANGIWASVCEEGAALGHACSTVTLMNLVRMGNEKVLKRYNCPALRDAASNVTKITTGLPPHPKQVIYGNRALDLAFDFGSIAGGTVGETDFDLAEFFGEESPERISTLASERMIVERLEDLFGKDGQFTEAMATAMKKQMIEDLTGNTKEEYMSAAGIAMLFDRSGGKLTTKMSEVIAKAEVKSVHAQHLIAAVRSIWNTWDIREGQPDDDQLIFYSFYNGFMAPYFGCFKCEDTQKALQAINMDNDGYIDWNEFLVYLKWAMREYPNIKDVDELLSVAFNKGIIPAMRDEVLGKKGKASQGKKFKSK